In one window of Chryseobacterium phocaeense DNA:
- a CDS encoding DUF2931 family protein, whose amino-acid sequence MEQKYSWLGTVSAPQEYPMEVYRGAITANDFTYGFDAIWGTQNTGWGNEGGTMSVETRQMELPNKLEFTWYSLVENKFYTGKWDLDKEHIKNLFEKGFTDQDNGKKTTYTNFIVGLAPKGRVVLWINGPGNQKEVGVFQAHDTIITQEKAYENAKYMLKEGFADRMLKDPSYETFKPEIRAKIEKEGYPDAGIYDVYREKYTWKPSVILPQGSEWIDFGLTNYNGEQENLFGESLTADTYKKRAVPKFCGFYWRDQNKNRYAVWVDSFDEKEIFELFRKLGQEKNIDFVIKVNADNTGAALSLKSEKEELPVTKAKIRLSRKIE is encoded by the coding sequence ATGGAACAAAAATACAGCTGGCTGGGAACCGTATCAGCACCACAGGAATATCCTATGGAAGTCTACAGGGGAGCCATTACAGCAAATGATTTTACGTACGGCTTTGATGCCATCTGGGGAACACAGAATACCGGCTGGGGAAATGAAGGCGGAACCATGAGCGTAGAAACAAGGCAGATGGAGCTTCCCAATAAACTGGAATTTACATGGTACTCACTGGTGGAAAATAAATTTTATACCGGAAAGTGGGACTTAGATAAAGAACATATAAAAAATCTCTTCGAAAAAGGATTTACCGATCAGGATAATGGTAAAAAAACAACCTATACCAATTTTATTGTTGGGTTGGCTCCAAAAGGACGTGTTGTTTTATGGATCAATGGTCCGGGAAACCAGAAAGAAGTGGGTGTTTTTCAGGCGCATGATACCATCATTACTCAGGAAAAGGCTTACGAGAATGCTAAATATATGCTGAAAGAAGGATTTGCAGACAGAATGCTGAAAGATCCTTCCTATGAAACATTCAAACCGGAAATCAGGGCCAAAATAGAAAAAGAAGGGTATCCTGATGCTGGCATTTATGATGTATACAGGGAGAAATATACCTGGAAACCTTCTGTAATCTTACCCCAGGGAAGTGAATGGATTGATTTCGGACTGACGAATTATAACGGAGAGCAGGAAAATCTTTTCGGAGAAAGTCTTACAGCAGATACCTATAAAAAAAGAGCTGTTCCCAAATTCTGCGGTTTTTACTGGAGAGATCAGAATAAAAACAGGTATGCCGTTTGGGTAGATTCCTTTGATGAAAAAGAAATTTTTGAATTGTTCAGGAAACTTGGGCAGGAAAAGAATATAGATTTCGTCATCAAAGTCAATGCTGATAATACAGGAGCTGCTCTATCATTAAAAAGTGAAAAGGAGGAACTGCCGGTTACAAAAGCAAAGATCAGGCTTTCCCGTAAAATAGAATAA
- a CDS encoding type VI secretion system Vgr family protein — protein MSTIPEKSNGAAFRPAQNADGVSENHHIGINRLVKLSLVIEGKIIKFYKHFKLKQSTRRHHEFTLTLAHDTLGDRQTHTLEDANKFLGKRLTAVISYKDIDNSPERTFVGIITGVGFSQEKMSLGNIVLTGSSPTVLLDGAPHIQSFGGGQPVNVGIIAEEVIKQGIDKSRFDIRVDANNFSQIIYSSQYDETHYNYLARMAEAYGEQFFYDGEVLHFGKLPPQNKPIILTYGSSANDIKVEMKAVHTKPQFYGYNSNKHEKLTSGSTPIQHVSDIAKTAYDHNNSIYKTPALQVAPIKASTHLDVEYSQKSASGSEAVNVFSISGNTTVPFLHPGCIADVQMRKPDSNETSYFTRIMITEAEHEIDTIGHYNGSFEGIAADTGFLPRPEFKIPKAEPQTATVISNTDPEGQGRIQVQFDWQTSDTTHFIRMMSPDAGGTDQITQNRGYVAIPEVGDQVMVNFVHSHPDRPFVMGGMFHGGVALGGGVNNHLKSIQTRSGIRILMNDEQGSVKIMDPSGNIYFMDGAGNISMKAPKNFTLHAGDNINITAGKEISISAGEGINSSANNSIISTAGKDIIQTATGDIRESSDTRTEMVEKEFKRQSETSNEIAGEISMFSELENMTMQSGKIVEFNSAEKSKLF, from the coding sequence ATGTCAACTATACCTGAAAAATCAAATGGAGCGGCTTTTCGCCCGGCGCAGAATGCAGACGGGGTGTCCGAGAATCATCATATCGGGATCAACCGTCTGGTAAAGCTTTCCTTAGTTATCGAGGGAAAAATTATCAAATTTTATAAGCATTTTAAACTTAAACAAAGTACCCGGAGGCATCATGAGTTTACCCTTACTCTGGCGCATGATACCCTGGGAGACCGGCAGACCCATACCCTGGAAGATGCCAATAAATTTCTTGGAAAACGCCTTACAGCGGTTATTTCATATAAAGATATAGACAACAGCCCCGAGAGAACTTTTGTAGGAATCATTACAGGAGTAGGATTCAGCCAGGAAAAGATGAGCCTTGGAAACATTGTCCTTACAGGTTCCAGCCCTACTGTTCTGCTGGACGGAGCGCCTCATATTCAGAGTTTTGGCGGAGGCCAGCCTGTGAATGTAGGGATCATTGCGGAAGAAGTCATTAAACAGGGGATTGATAAAAGCCGTTTTGACATCAGGGTAGATGCCAATAATTTTTCCCAGATCATCTACAGCAGCCAGTATGACGAAACGCATTACAACTATCTGGCAAGAATGGCTGAAGCATATGGTGAGCAGTTTTTTTATGACGGAGAAGTCCTGCATTTCGGGAAACTGCCACCCCAGAACAAACCGATTATCCTTACCTACGGAAGCAGCGCGAATGATATCAAAGTGGAAATGAAAGCGGTACACACCAAACCGCAATTCTACGGGTACAACAGTAATAAACACGAAAAGCTGACTTCAGGCTCTACACCTATTCAGCATGTGAGCGATATTGCAAAAACCGCTTACGATCACAATAACAGCATTTATAAAACCCCTGCACTGCAGGTAGCTCCTATCAAAGCATCAACGCATCTGGACGTGGAATATTCTCAGAAAAGCGCTTCCGGAAGTGAGGCGGTGAATGTTTTTTCCATTTCAGGAAATACAACGGTGCCGTTTCTTCATCCGGGATGTATCGCCGATGTGCAGATGCGGAAACCGGATTCCAATGAAACCTCCTATTTCACAAGAATAATGATCACGGAAGCCGAGCACGAGATCGATACCATCGGACATTACAATGGAAGTTTTGAGGGAATTGCAGCAGATACCGGATTCCTTCCGAGACCGGAATTTAAGATCCCTAAAGCTGAACCTCAGACCGCAACCGTAATATCCAATACAGATCCCGAAGGGCAGGGCAGAATACAGGTGCAGTTTGACTGGCAGACCAGCGATACCACACATTTCATCCGAATGATGAGCCCTGATGCCGGCGGAACGGACCAGATTACCCAAAACAGGGGCTACGTAGCCATTCCGGAAGTAGGAGACCAGGTGATGGTGAATTTTGTCCACAGCCATCCGGACAGACCTTTCGTAATGGGAGGAATGTTCCATGGAGGAGTAGCGCTGGGGGGCGGAGTCAATAATCATCTGAAATCCATCCAGACCAGAAGCGGAATCAGAATCCTGATGAATGATGAACAGGGAAGTGTGAAAATCATGGATCCGAGCGGAAACATTTATTTCATGGATGGAGCAGGAAATATAAGCATGAAAGCTCCGAAAAATTTCACGCTGCATGCCGGAGATAATATCAATATCACGGCAGGAAAAGAAATTTCAATCAGCGCGGGAGAAGGCATCAACAGTTCTGCCAATAACAGTATTATCTCTACTGCCGGAAAAGATATTATCCAGACGGCTACCGGCGATATCCGGGAGTCTTCGGATACCAGAACCGAAATGGTGGAAAAGGAATTCAAAAGACAGTCTGAGACGTCCAATGAAATAGCCGGAGAAATATCCATGTTCAGCGAGCTGGAAAATATGACCATGCAAAGCGGTAAGATTGTAGAATTCAACAGTGCTGAAAAATCAAAACTTTTCTGA
- the tssD gene encoding type VI secretion system tube protein TssD yields the protein MAGNSRGILKFNGGEGQKLLKLNYSVSRSTDVSGRVASDPSNALIKVTVEATEKSDILESLLNGKYKPTSGEITFNKSHEEGTLIALKWENGYVIQHEVEFDAVDTNSMLISFVVSAESISYGNSLYEGFWPLS from the coding sequence ATGGCAGGAAATTCAAGAGGAATTTTAAAATTCAATGGAGGTGAAGGGCAGAAACTATTAAAACTGAACTACAGCGTATCAAGATCTACGGACGTTTCAGGACGTGTAGCTTCTGATCCGTCAAATGCTTTGATCAAAGTAACAGTTGAAGCAACGGAAAAATCTGATATCCTGGAAAGTTTATTGAATGGTAAATACAAGCCTACAAGCGGTGAAATTACATTCAATAAATCACATGAAGAAGGAACACTGATTGCCCTGAAATGGGAAAACGGATATGTAATCCAGCATGAAGTGGAATTCGATGCAGTAGACACGAACAGTATGCTGATCAGCTTTGTAGTAAGTGCTGAAAGTATTTCTTACGGAAACTCACTTTATGAAGGATTCTGGCCGTTGAGCTAG
- a CDS encoding DUF2752 domain-containing protein encodes MNIEDFMLTCPSKKFLGIECLGCGAQRAVVLVFEGRFVEAYHLYPAVYTLLLFFFTLGLSFVDKKRKYGNLLMIMILVNLMIMIGSYYYRYFYLHDH; translated from the coding sequence ATGAATATTGAAGATTTTATGCTGACCTGTCCCAGCAAGAAATTTCTGGGCATAGAATGTCTGGGATGCGGTGCTCAGCGGGCCGTTGTGCTCGTATTTGAAGGCCGGTTTGTGGAAGCTTATCATCTTTATCCTGCTGTTTATACACTTTTGTTGTTTTTCTTCACCTTAGGTCTGAGTTTTGTTGATAAGAAAAGAAAGTATGGTAACCTTCTGATGATCATGATTCTTGTGAATCTGATGATCATGATAGGCTCTTATTATTACAGGTATTTTTATCTGCATGATCATTAA
- the namA gene encoding NADPH dehydrogenase NamA: protein MLYIPIKFRNIELKNRWVMSPMCMYSCENGLANDFHFVHYGSRAQGGTGLIMVEATGVEPRGRITNHCMGIWNDEQTAELQKIVDFVHSRSESKIGIQLAHAGRKGSTWNNLQIPLEEGWETIAPSAIPYHPSERIPHVLTADEIKEQVQNFKEAARRAVKAGFDLIEIHGAHGYLIHQFLSPLSNIRTDEYGGSFENRIRFLVEIVDAVNEELNGDTPLFVRISGTEYAENGWNIKDSIELAKVLKDHAVDLVDVSSGGNIHGAKIPVFDGYQVSFSSEVRNGAGVKTGAVGLITKVEQAEEILQKGDADLIFVAREILRNPYIAVQGSFEMKEDCFFPNQYTRAKIST, encoded by the coding sequence ATGCTGTATATCCCAATAAAATTTAGAAATATAGAACTGAAAAACAGATGGGTGATGTCGCCCATGTGTATGTATTCATGCGAAAACGGGTTAGCCAATGATTTTCATTTTGTTCATTATGGAAGCCGGGCTCAGGGGGGAACAGGTCTGATCATGGTGGAAGCTACCGGAGTGGAACCGCGCGGAAGAATTACCAATCACTGCATGGGAATATGGAATGATGAGCAGACTGCAGAACTTCAGAAAATCGTTGATTTTGTCCATTCCCGTTCAGAAAGTAAAATCGGAATTCAGCTGGCTCATGCCGGAAGAAAAGGTTCCACCTGGAACAATCTCCAGATCCCGCTTGAAGAAGGCTGGGAAACCATTGCACCAAGTGCCATTCCGTATCATCCTTCAGAAAGGATTCCCCATGTTCTGACTGCCGATGAAATTAAAGAACAGGTTCAGAATTTTAAAGAAGCAGCCAGAAGAGCAGTAAAAGCAGGCTTTGATCTCATAGAAATTCACGGGGCGCACGGATATCTGATTCACCAGTTTTTATCACCGCTTTCCAATATCAGAACTGATGAGTATGGGGGAAGCTTTGAAAACAGGATCCGGTTCCTGGTCGAAATTGTAGATGCGGTTAATGAAGAATTAAATGGAGATACACCTCTGTTTGTAAGGATCTCCGGAACGGAATACGCTGAAAACGGATGGAATATCAAAGACAGTATAGAATTGGCAAAAGTTCTGAAAGATCATGCCGTGGACCTGGTTGATGTGTCCAGTGGTGGAAATATCCACGGGGCAAAAATACCCGTTTTTGATGGCTACCAGGTTTCTTTTTCCTCAGAGGTCAGGAATGGTGCCGGAGTCAAAACCGGAGCGGTGGGACTCATCACAAAAGTGGAACAGGCAGAAGAAATTCTTCAGAAAGGAGACGCGGACCTCATATTTGTAGCAAGGGAAATCTTAAGAAACCCGTACATAGCTGTTCAGGGGTCATTTGAAATGAAAGAAGATTGTTTCTTTCCCAATCAGTATACAAGAGCAAAAATTTCAACATAA
- the cdd gene encoding cytidine deaminase, whose protein sequence is MKKDIQISYEHFKNSSELDDTEKKLFESAKQARENAYAPYSNFLVGCAVLLENGEIYSGNNQENAAYPSGLCAERTTLFWVAANFPDVKVKKIFVVGGPKEFHEKNPPIPPCGACRQSLIEYETKQNDNIDLYFSSMNDEVVKVHSIKDLLPFYFDSSFL, encoded by the coding sequence ATGAAAAAAGACATACAGATCAGTTACGAGCATTTTAAAAACAGCAGTGAACTGGACGATACAGAGAAAAAATTATTCGAGAGTGCAAAGCAGGCCCGTGAAAATGCGTACGCTCCTTATTCGAATTTTCTTGTGGGATGTGCGGTTCTGCTGGAAAACGGTGAAATTTATTCCGGGAACAACCAGGAGAATGCGGCCTATCCATCGGGACTGTGCGCAGAGAGAACCACTCTTTTCTGGGTGGCAGCGAATTTCCCTGATGTAAAAGTGAAAAAAATCTTTGTAGTGGGCGGTCCTAAGGAATTCCATGAGAAAAACCCTCCGATTCCCCCTTGCGGAGCCTGCAGACAGAGCTTAATAGAATATGAAACGAAGCAGAATGACAATATTGACCTTTATTTTTCAAGTATGAATGATGAAGTGGTGAAGGTGCATTCCATTAAGGACCTGCTGCCGTTTTATTTTGATTCTTCGTTTTTGTAG
- a CDS encoding TonB-dependent receptor plug domain-containing protein, whose product MDIKRSLLLLCTSYGSFLLGQEKAVDTIYIFDNQMSKVKLFHPVRTITPKDIEKNSTNLSDLLRFQSSIYIKENGRGAVSSPSFRGSTAQQTAFVWNGININSSFLGQGDVNNIPLFGYDQIDIKAGGGSVVYGSGAIGGSIHLNNILDFNRGFNASLYSEAGSFDTYTNFAQASFSSDRFSIKVSGSYLTSQNDYKVPEFVVGSTGFDNINGKYYNTSMNIGASYKIADHQTISWQNQMFDASQHYPVFETNGNKTKYNAQTLRSLIAWDIQKSNLSNSLKAAYTEDNFQYFSDLNQPKTSGADGKNYIFKNDFNYFITPKININAIGEFQVNKGEGYESGLGSISRNVGSLAGLIRYFATKDLRFEAGIKKDFVEDISSPLLYSFSGKWNALRWYRTGINFSRNFRFPSFNDLYWNPGGNLDLLPETSTNVDMNHEFSFGDFKITLSPYYMDIKNMINWLPTPYGYWAPVNTYKVESYGLESQVMWNKTFGKHAFRVDAGYTYSKSVNKSTGMQMMYVPLHKAVGNIEYGYSFLKVYAQGLFNGLTYTSTDEKRSTAIDPYFILNAGVSASILKKYTLGFKVNNLTDTIYQTVSLYPMPKRNYSIYATINF is encoded by the coding sequence ATGGATATAAAAAGATCTTTATTACTGCTTTGCACGTCTTACGGCAGCTTTCTTTTGGGACAGGAGAAGGCAGTTGATACCATTTATATTTTCGACAACCAGATGAGCAAGGTGAAGCTTTTTCATCCGGTACGTACCATTACTCCAAAAGATATTGAGAAAAACTCAACAAACCTTTCCGATCTTCTGCGTTTTCAGTCTTCAATTTACATTAAGGAAAATGGCCGTGGAGCGGTTTCTTCTCCGTCATTCCGGGGCTCAACTGCCCAGCAGACCGCCTTTGTATGGAACGGGATTAATATTAACTCCAGTTTTCTGGGGCAGGGAGATGTGAATAATATTCCGCTTTTCGGATATGACCAGATCGACATCAAAGCAGGCGGAGGAAGTGTGGTATACGGAAGCGGAGCGATCGGGGGAAGCATTCATTTAAACAATATTTTAGATTTCAACAGGGGCTTTAATGCATCCCTATATTCGGAAGCAGGTTCTTTTGATACGTATACGAATTTTGCACAGGCTTCATTCAGCAGTGACCGGTTCAGCATCAAAGTTTCGGGGAGTTATTTAACGAGTCAGAATGATTATAAGGTTCCGGAATTTGTGGTAGGAAGTACGGGTTTCGACAATATCAACGGGAAATATTATAATACTTCGATGAATATCGGAGCTTCTTATAAAATTGCCGATCATCAGACCATTTCATGGCAGAACCAGATGTTTGATGCTTCGCAGCATTATCCTGTCTTCGAGACGAACGGTAATAAAACAAAATACAATGCACAGACTTTAAGGAGCCTGATTGCATGGGATATTCAAAAAAGCAATCTTTCCAACAGCTTAAAAGCGGCTTATACGGAGGATAATTTCCAGTATTTCTCGGATCTTAATCAGCCAAAAACGAGCGGTGCGGACGGAAAGAATTATATCTTCAAAAATGATTTCAATTATTTCATTACGCCGAAAATCAACATCAATGCCATCGGGGAATTTCAGGTGAATAAAGGTGAGGGCTATGAGTCCGGGCTTGGGAGTATCAGCAGAAATGTAGGTTCCCTGGCGGGTCTGATCAGGTATTTTGCGACGAAGGATCTTCGTTTTGAAGCGGGAATCAAGAAGGATTTTGTAGAGGATATTTCTTCTCCGCTCCTGTATTCTTTTTCCGGGAAGTGGAATGCTTTAAGATGGTATCGTACAGGAATTAATTTTTCCAGAAATTTCAGATTCCCATCTTTTAATGATCTGTACTGGAATCCGGGAGGAAACCTTGATCTGCTTCCGGAAACATCTACCAATGTTGATATGAACCATGAGTTCAGTTTCGGAGATTTTAAAATTACATTGAGTCCTTATTATATGGACATTAAAAATATGATCAACTGGCTTCCGACCCCTTACGGCTACTGGGCTCCGGTGAATACCTATAAAGTTGAATCCTATGGTCTGGAGTCGCAGGTGATGTGGAATAAAACATTCGGGAAACATGCTTTCAGGGTGGATGCCGGGTATACGTATTCAAAATCCGTCAATAAAAGTACCGGAATGCAGATGATGTATGTTCCCCTTCATAAAGCTGTCGGGAATATAGAGTATGGTTATTCTTTCCTGAAGGTGTATGCACAGGGACTTTTTAACGGCCTTACGTACACCAGCACGGATGAAAAAAGGTCTACTGCCATTGATCCCTATTTTATTTTAAATGCAGGGGTTTCTGCAAGTATTCTGAAGAAATATACGTTAGGATTTAAAGTGAATAATCTTACGGATACCATTTACCAGACGGTTTCTCTTTATCCGATGCCTAAGAGAAACTACAGTATTTATGCAACAATTAATTTTTAA
- a CDS encoding YncE family protein: protein MRLNRFLHFFLAFTLLLGIVSCSSDNDDEQEIFYGNGFLISNEGTFGKPEGDVTFVSADLNLKQDNVFSLNNGGAKLGDVLQMIAYRGENAYLLLNNSNKIQVVNRYNFKAVGQVTAELNSPRYMAFANNNMYVTNDKYGGAKYVSIYKASDGSFIKKISFTDAAERIVEAGNNIFVQNASFGFGNKISYINTSTNEVQSTITLPDGININKIISNNQNVYAIAADAANSYIYQISSAGGITKTTTLTGIVDAKNLEISNGKFYFSSGKSVYAMDMTATTAPSTPLFTVANSVDQYSALYGFSVINDKIFTSDSNGFTQDSKIVVYSTTGAIIRAFTAGIGSNGVYPN, encoded by the coding sequence ATGAGACTGAACAGATTTCTACATTTTTTCCTTGCTTTTACGCTTCTTTTGGGCATTGTGTCCTGTAGCAGTGATAATGATGATGAGCAGGAAATATTCTACGGCAACGGTTTTTTAATCTCAAATGAAGGTACTTTCGGAAAGCCTGAAGGAGATGTAACGTTTGTAAGTGCAGATTTAAACCTAAAACAGGATAATGTTTTCTCCCTTAATAACGGAGGTGCCAAATTAGGTGATGTTTTACAGATGATTGCTTACAGAGGCGAAAATGCTTATCTGCTGCTGAACAATTCCAATAAAATCCAGGTGGTTAACCGTTATAACTTTAAAGCTGTAGGCCAGGTTACCGCTGAACTTAATTCACCACGTTATATGGCTTTTGCGAACAACAATATGTATGTAACGAATGATAAATACGGCGGCGCCAAGTATGTGAGCATTTATAAAGCTTCAGACGGTTCTTTCATCAAAAAAATCTCTTTCACTGATGCTGCTGAAAGAATTGTGGAAGCCGGAAATAACATTTTTGTGCAGAATGCCTCATTCGGTTTTGGAAATAAGATTAGTTACATCAATACTTCTACCAACGAAGTGCAGTCTACCATCACGTTACCTGATGGAATAAATATCAACAAGATTATCTCAAACAACCAGAATGTTTACGCAATTGCCGCAGACGCTGCCAATTCTTATATCTATCAGATCTCAAGTGCGGGAGGCATTACAAAAACAACCACTTTAACGGGTATTGTTGATGCCAAAAACCTTGAAATTTCAAACGGTAAGTTTTATTTCTCTTCCGGAAAGAGTGTATACGCCATGGATATGACTGCTACAACAGCTCCTTCCACTCCATTGTTTACGGTAGCGAACAGTGTGGATCAGTATTCTGCGCTATACGGCTTCAGCGTGATCAATGATAAAATTTTCACTTCTGATTCCAACGGATTTACCCAGGACAGTAAAATTGTGGTTTACTCTACTACAGGAGCGATCATCAGAGCATTTACTGCGGGGATCGGTTCAAATGGAGTTTATCCTAATTAA
- a CDS encoding CCA tRNA nucleotidyltransferase: MKINLTQNKNLKLFKIIADAAEKNNQTVYIVGGYVRDLLMKRTASTDIDFVTEQSGIELAQTVAQDIDPKLKVSVFKTYGTAMIKYKDLDLEFVGARKESYTENSRKPEVEGGTLEDDQKRRDFTINAMAISLNKSNFGELIDPFNGVDDLEKGILRTPLEPAQTYSDDPLRMMRAVRFASTLNFTIEENSLNAIKQEAERIKIVSMERIMVEFNKIMMSKKPSVGLGLMETTGLLKLVIPELIDLKGVEEVEGQTHKDNFYHTLEVVDNISENTDNLWLRWSALLHDIGKAPTKKFVEGTGWTFHGHEFLGSKMVKTLFNRLKLPLGSDMKYVQKMVKLSSRPIALITDDASDSALRRLLFDAGEDLEDLFTLCKADITTKNSRKQDRFKKNFEYVAVKIKEVEEKDQVRNFQPPITGEEIMQMFNLKPGKEIGILKEKVKEAILEGEILNDKAEAEKFVIAEAEKLGLKCN, from the coding sequence ATGAAAATTAATCTTACCCAAAATAAAAATTTAAAACTATTCAAAATCATTGCGGATGCGGCTGAAAAAAATAATCAGACCGTATACATTGTCGGTGGTTATGTACGTGACCTTCTGATGAAAAGAACGGCGTCCACGGATATTGATTTTGTGACCGAACAAAGCGGTATAGAGCTGGCTCAGACCGTAGCTCAGGATATTGATCCGAAATTAAAAGTTTCTGTATTTAAAACGTACGGAACTGCGATGATCAAATATAAAGACCTCGATCTGGAGTTTGTAGGAGCAAGAAAAGAAAGCTATACGGAAAACAGCCGTAAACCGGAAGTAGAAGGCGGAACACTGGAAGATGACCAGAAAAGAAGGGATTTCACCATCAATGCCATGGCGATTTCTCTGAACAAAAGTAATTTCGGAGAACTGATAGACCCTTTCAACGGAGTTGATGACCTGGAAAAAGGAATTTTAAGAACACCCCTGGAACCTGCTCAAACGTATTCAGATGATCCCTTGAGGATGATGAGGGCCGTTCGCTTTGCTTCAACATTAAATTTTACAATTGAAGAGAATTCCCTGAACGCCATTAAACAGGAAGCAGAAAGAATAAAAATTGTTTCAATGGAAAGGATAATGGTGGAATTCAATAAGATTATGATGTCCAAAAAACCTTCCGTAGGACTGGGATTAATGGAGACAACAGGCCTTTTAAAACTGGTTATTCCCGAACTGATAGACCTGAAAGGTGTGGAAGAAGTAGAAGGGCAGACCCATAAAGATAATTTCTACCATACGCTGGAAGTTGTGGACAATATTTCAGAAAATACAGATAATCTGTGGCTCCGCTGGTCTGCGTTGCTGCATGATATAGGGAAAGCACCGACAAAAAAATTCGTAGAAGGAACGGGATGGACGTTCCATGGGCACGAATTTTTAGGCTCAAAAATGGTGAAAACACTTTTTAACAGATTAAAATTACCATTGGGAAGCGACATGAAATATGTGCAGAAAATGGTAAAGCTTTCCTCACGCCCGATTGCTCTGATTACGGATGATGCTTCAGATTCTGCACTGAGAAGACTTTTATTCGATGCCGGCGAAGATCTGGAAGATCTGTTCACTTTATGTAAAGCGGATATCACAACAAAAAATTCCAGGAAACAGGACCGTTTCAAAAAGAATTTTGAATATGTAGCCGTGAAGATCAAAGAAGTAGAGGAGAAAGACCAGGTGCGTAATTTCCAGCCGCCCATTACCGGAGAGGAAATTATGCAGATGTTCAACCTTAAACCCGGAAAAGAGATCGGAATTCTGAAGGAAAAGGTGAAAGAAGCCATCCTGGAAGGGGAAATCCTTAATGATAAGGCAGAAGCGGAAAAATTTGTGATTGCTGAAGCGGAGAAACTGGGATTGAAGTGTAATTAA
- a CDS encoding nuclear transport factor 2 family protein yields MNHRNFAEEWIRAWNSHDLEDILSHYTDDIEITTPMIVMATGGKESTLKGKEAVRQYWRKALDKFPDLHFELIQSTAGVNSVALFYRSIMDKHAVEVMFFDDEGKIKTMYAHYD; encoded by the coding sequence ATGAACCACCGGAATTTTGCTGAAGAATGGATCCGTGCCTGGAATTCTCATGACCTTGAAGATATATTGTCTCATTACACAGATGATATTGAAATCACAACACCCATGATTGTAATGGCTACAGGAGGGAAAGAAAGCACATTAAAAGGAAAAGAAGCAGTACGCCAATATTGGAGAAAAGCACTGGACAAATTTCCTGATCTGCATTTTGAGCTCATTCAATCAACTGCAGGCGTGAATTCAGTGGCTTTGTTTTACCGGTCTATAATGGATAAACACGCGGTAGAAGTGATGTTTTTTGATGACGAAGGAAAAATTAAAACAATGTATGCCCATTATGACTAA
- a CDS encoding L-threonylcarbamoyladenylate synthase, whose amino-acid sequence MENIIEILKSGGTILYPTDTIWGIGCDATNIDAVNKIFDIKKREKNKSMIILVESEKRLQDLVDVPEMAWEIIDLSEKPVTIVYENPRGLPKEMLAEDGSIGIRLIKTDFCKKLITKLNRPLVSTSANFSGDKSPLKFSDISPEIIKLVDYAVEEDREKVSKYSGSSVIKVWSDNRIKVLRE is encoded by the coding sequence ATGGAAAACATTATCGAAATATTAAAATCCGGCGGAACCATTCTTTATCCTACAGACACCATTTGGGGAATAGGATGTGATGCCACCAACATAGATGCGGTCAATAAAATCTTTGACATCAAAAAACGCGAAAAAAACAAATCCATGATTATCCTTGTAGAGTCTGAAAAAAGACTTCAGGATCTGGTGGATGTTCCCGAAATGGCCTGGGAAATTATTGACCTAAGTGAAAAACCGGTTACCATTGTGTATGAAAATCCCCGCGGACTTCCAAAAGAGATGCTTGCCGAGGACGGAAGTATCGGCATCAGGCTGATAAAAACGGATTTCTGCAAAAAACTGATTACGAAACTGAACAGACCGCTTGTTTCTACCTCTGCTAATTTCAGTGGTGACAAAAGCCCTCTGAAGTTTTCGGATATTTCTCCGGAGATCATTAAACTGGTAGATTATGCGGTGGAAGAAGACCGTGAAAAGGTTTCAAAATATTCAGGTTCTTCAGTGATAAAAGTGTGGAGCGACAACAGGATTAAGGTTCTTCGTGAATAA